The Parvibaculaceae bacterium PLY_AMNH_Bact1 genome window below encodes:
- a CDS encoding hypothetical protein (Derived by automated computational analysis using gene prediction method: GeneMarkS-2+.), with protein MPATLLFLFFGDHRRAGKPLFAFAILFLLCLCAVVLVGHAVIVDTAYSLPVIAVLTLFLSKPILAQLFNPLISTNSRFPPHRLYLFLMTSVSITLGALVSPMILGLLISTSGGLSLPFVIVAMLLAAGIAASWGKTAHGATHHSLESKPTEFFLQIGRRSEIWVPLATLFLINLCVSIDQKSLVRDGPKVAMTFFLVVIIAEVAILVFLAHRVKKGLVTVGQLARFLATLILAISFLNLFAAAADFAVVQFLLQFTLGLCSGFVILSALVQTGDYAASGRAIEWPKQCCQILSFGLYRRGSRDQDR; from the coding sequence GTGCCCGCAACTCTCCTATTCCTTTTTTTCGGCGATCATCGTCGTGCCGGCAAACCTCTTTTTGCCTTCGCGATCCTCTTCCTGCTTTGCCTGTGCGCGGTGGTTCTTGTTGGACATGCCGTCATTGTGGACACGGCTTACTCATTGCCGGTGATCGCAGTTCTAACTCTGTTCCTGTCAAAACCGATTCTGGCCCAACTCTTCAATCCGCTTATCAGCACCAATTCGAGGTTCCCGCCCCATCGCCTCTACCTCTTTCTTATGACATCGGTTAGCATAACGCTGGGCGCTCTTGTTTCGCCAATGATACTTGGTCTCTTGATCTCAACCAGCGGTGGCCTTTCCCTACCCTTTGTTATTGTTGCAATGCTGCTTGCAGCAGGTATCGCGGCAAGCTGGGGAAAGACGGCGCATGGCGCCACACACCACAGCCTGGAAAGCAAACCAACAGAGTTCTTCTTACAAATTGGAAGACGAAGCGAAATCTGGGTCCCTCTTGCGACACTTTTCCTGATCAACTTGTGTGTCAGCATTGACCAAAAATCTCTGGTGCGAGACGGCCCAAAAGTAGCTATGACCTTTTTTCTCGTCGTCATAATTGCAGAAGTCGCCATACTCGTCTTCCTTGCCCACCGCGTGAAAAAAGGGCTCGTGACAGTGGGACAACTAGCTCGATTTTTGGCCACACTCATATTAGCCATTTCATTTCTAAATCTTTTCGCAGCAGCTGCTGACTTCGCAGTAGTTCAATTCCTGTTGCAGTTTACGCTCGGCTTGTGTTCCGGTTTCGTAATCCTGAGCGCACTGGTTCAAACAGGTGATTATGCCGCTTCAGGCAGAGCAATCGAGTGGCCAAAGCAATGTTGCCAAATACTTTCTTTTGGCCTTTATCGCCGCGGTAGCAGGGACCAAGATCGATGA
- a CDS encoding MBL fold metallo-hydrolase (Derived by automated computational analysis using gene prediction method: Protein Homology.): MLLTFCGAAGTVTGSCYWLQTETCQFLIDCGMFQGAKTLKELNYEAFPFDPAQIDFVLLTHAHIDHSGLIPKLVKQGFRGPVFATQGTLDLLTYMLPDSGYIQETEVAKLNRRNQQRGRAPVSPIYTRSDANTALKSFSVVEYEQWCDVADGVRARYWNAGHILGAASIEVEVKTGRNGSQIVRLLFSGDIGPEHKLFHPDPDAPTNWDYVCCEATYGGRPRTDVGPESRRNILEKEINKALSKGGNLLIPVFAIERTQELLLDLSHLSDEGRIPNVPIFLDSPLAIRATEVFAKNATNLEDTQNKKNIFKRPNIRFTETVDESKAIARVNGGSIIMAGSGMCEAGRIRHHLKQNLWRQEATVLLVGYQAPGTLGNLLSQGLSSVKIQGEDVKVKAAIRQVDVYSGHADGNQLVSWLMDRLPINSGIFLTHGEDTGLEAFRSDLQSAGVPPELIIIPSLDDTVDLLGGKSKIKFKPKPRRLSPEFIGGRDWHNELAEFSLRLRDLLDAAADDKSRNVILRRISRALEESENHQ; encoded by the coding sequence ATGCTACTGACCTTCTGCGGAGCCGCCGGGACAGTGACCGGTTCATGTTACTGGCTGCAGACGGAAACATGCCAGTTCCTGATAGACTGCGGCATGTTCCAGGGGGCAAAAACCCTAAAGGAGCTCAATTACGAAGCGTTTCCGTTTGATCCAGCGCAGATTGATTTCGTCCTTTTAACGCATGCACACATTGACCATTCGGGACTCATTCCAAAGCTCGTCAAACAGGGGTTCCGCGGACCGGTGTTCGCAACGCAGGGAACCCTGGATCTACTCACCTACATGCTGCCGGACAGCGGCTACATCCAGGAAACTGAGGTCGCCAAACTCAATCGGCGAAATCAGCAGCGGGGCCGCGCCCCAGTGTCGCCCATCTACACGCGGTCGGATGCCAATACTGCGCTCAAGTCTTTCTCGGTGGTCGAGTATGAGCAATGGTGCGACGTCGCAGACGGTGTTCGAGCACGATACTGGAACGCGGGCCATATCCTTGGTGCAGCGTCTATTGAAGTCGAGGTAAAAACCGGGCGCAATGGATCACAAATTGTTCGCCTCCTGTTTTCTGGTGACATTGGCCCCGAACACAAATTGTTTCACCCAGATCCCGATGCACCAACGAACTGGGATTATGTGTGTTGTGAGGCGACCTATGGCGGCCGGCCAAGGACAGACGTAGGTCCAGAAAGTCGTCGAAACATCCTCGAGAAAGAGATCAACAAGGCGCTATCAAAGGGCGGCAATCTTTTGATACCCGTCTTCGCGATTGAGAGAACCCAAGAGCTCTTGCTTGATCTGTCTCACCTATCGGACGAAGGCCGCATTCCAAATGTGCCGATCTTCCTGGATTCTCCGCTGGCCATCAGAGCGACAGAGGTCTTCGCGAAAAATGCAACCAATCTGGAAGACACGCAAAACAAAAAGAACATTTTCAAGCGTCCCAATATTCGTTTCACGGAGACTGTTGACGAGAGCAAAGCGATTGCCAGGGTCAACGGCGGTTCGATTATTATGGCTGGCAGCGGCATGTGCGAAGCCGGCCGTATTCGCCATCACCTGAAACAAAATCTCTGGCGACAGGAGGCAACCGTCTTGTTGGTCGGCTATCAAGCCCCAGGCACTTTGGGCAATCTTCTGTCTCAAGGCCTTTCGTCGGTAAAGATCCAGGGCGAAGACGTGAAAGTCAAAGCAGCCATTCGCCAGGTGGATGTGTATTCAGGGCATGCCGACGGAAACCAGCTTGTGTCGTGGCTGATGGATCGCCTGCCCATAAACTCGGGCATCTTTCTGACCCATGGGGAAGACACTGGGTTGGAGGCGTTCCGCAGCGATCTGCAGTCAGCAGGCGTGCCCCCTGAGCTTATTATCATCCCAAGCCTTGACGATACGGTCGACCTTCTCGGTGGCAAGAGCAAGATCAAGTTCAAACCCAAGCCGCGCCGTCTGTCACCCGAGTTCATTGGCGGTCGCGACTGGCACAATGAGCTCGCAGAGTTTTCACTGCGCTTGAGAGACTTGCTCGACGCAGCCGCCGACGACAAATCCCGCAATGTAATCTTGCGCCGGATCTCCCGCGCCCTTGAAGAGTCAGAGAACCACCAATAA
- a CDS encoding globin-coupled sensor protein (Derived by automated computational analysis using gene prediction method: Protein Homology.) → MGEQAVFEDQDVAADLERRVLFTRISETDSDALRTFKPVLEERMEELLDEFYAHVTSVPNLAALFKDEAHIRHAREAQKKHWMQNVFTGEFGVEYFNSVTRIGNAHAKIGLDPRWYIGAYCFVIGRLHRIVHESFADDPETAIGIIEAVNKAVFLDMDLAIFIYINEAKEMATKLLKQQAENFEKNVKEVVTSVSNAATELEATAGTVAAAAEESASQSGTVSAATEECQASIASIKEQFTNALEFTRSAVEQAGSAETTIGGLNTSADAIGEFSKTISDIAGQTNLLALNATIEAARAGEAGKGFAVVASEVKALAQQTARATEEIASRIDAIQKEVQTTGGAISDVAMTIKKIDEMSSEISGAMGEQETAMQEVASNVTGISEASAETSQATNETMTATAELAKQSNILEERVDTFLAEVRAAG, encoded by the coding sequence ATGGGTGAACAAGCTGTTTTCGAAGACCAAGACGTGGCTGCTGATTTGGAGCGGCGGGTTCTATTTACGCGGATTTCCGAAACAGATTCTGATGCGCTGCGTACATTTAAGCCGGTCCTTGAAGAACGTATGGAAGAGCTGCTGGATGAATTTTATGCGCATGTGACGTCTGTCCCGAATTTGGCTGCGCTTTTCAAAGACGAAGCTCATATTCGCCATGCGCGGGAAGCACAGAAAAAGCATTGGATGCAGAATGTGTTTACCGGTGAGTTCGGCGTGGAGTATTTCAATAGCGTGACGCGCATAGGGAACGCACATGCCAAGATCGGGTTGGACCCTCGATGGTATATCGGTGCCTATTGTTTTGTAATTGGGCGGTTGCACCGAATTGTTCATGAGAGTTTCGCCGATGATCCAGAAACGGCGATAGGGATTATCGAAGCAGTGAACAAGGCCGTCTTCCTGGACATGGACTTGGCCATTTTCATCTACATCAATGAAGCGAAAGAAATGGCGACGAAGCTGTTGAAGCAGCAGGCCGAAAATTTTGAGAAGAATGTCAAAGAAGTTGTCACGTCTGTATCAAACGCTGCAACTGAGCTTGAAGCGACTGCGGGAACGGTGGCTGCGGCGGCGGAAGAATCTGCCTCCCAATCTGGAACAGTGTCGGCTGCTACTGAGGAATGTCAGGCATCAATCGCCAGCATCAAAGAACAATTCACAAATGCACTAGAATTTACACGCTCTGCAGTAGAGCAGGCGGGGTCTGCTGAGACGACGATTGGCGGGCTGAACACGTCGGCGGATGCCATTGGCGAGTTCTCTAAAACCATTAGCGATATTGCCGGACAGACTAACCTGTTGGCACTCAACGCAACGATTGAAGCAGCCCGCGCGGGTGAGGCAGGCAAAGGCTTTGCGGTGGTTGCGAGTGAAGTGAAGGCGCTTGCTCAGCAAACCGCTCGTGCAACGGAAGAAATCGCTTCGCGGATTGATGCCATTCAGAAGGAAGTGCAGACGACCGGCGGCGCGATTAGCGATGTTGCTATGACGATCAAGAAAATTGATGAAATGTCGTCTGAGATTTCAGGAGCGATGGGTGAGCAAGAGACTGCGATGCAGGAAGTTGCCTCCAATGTCACCGGCATCAGCGAAGCCTCCGCTGAGACCAGTCAGGCGACAAATGAAACCATGACGGCCACGGCTGAGCTTGCTAAGCAATCAAACATTCTTGAGGAGCGTGTCGATACGTTCCTTGCAGAGGTCCGCGCAGCGGGCTAA
- the metF gene encoding methylenetetrahydrofolate reductase [NAD(P)H] (Derived by automated computational analysis using gene prediction method: Protein Homology. GO_function: GO:0004489 - methylenetetrahydrofolate reductase (NAD(P)H) activity [Evidence IEA]; GO_process: GO:0009086 - methionine biosynthetic process [Evidence IEA]) produces the protein MSSLGDRFRGRDDVRVSFEFSPPKTSEAEEKLWAAIERLAPLQPAFVSVTYGAGGSTRERTHSTVKRMVNETNLKPAAHLTCVGASKSEVDGVIQGYWDAGVRHIVAIRGDMPDMEGAYKAHGDGYLSTADLVRGIKAIGDFEITVSIYPERHPESASFDHDIDLLKAKIDQGATRAIAQFAFETEHYERLLERVRKAGINIPIIPGIMPTTNFKGVVRMAERCGATIPGWLAAYYDGLDDDLPTRRLIAATVAAEQVHDLERLGFRDFHLYTLNQADLTYAICHILGYKPVAVS, from the coding sequence ATGAGTTCCCTGGGAGACAGATTTAGAGGACGGGATGATGTGCGCGTCTCGTTTGAATTCTCTCCGCCAAAAACATCGGAGGCGGAAGAAAAGCTCTGGGCGGCCATTGAACGGCTCGCGCCTTTGCAACCTGCCTTTGTGTCTGTGACCTATGGCGCAGGTGGGAGCACGCGTGAACGGACCCACTCCACCGTCAAGCGGATGGTGAATGAAACCAACCTTAAGCCCGCAGCTCACCTAACCTGTGTTGGGGCGTCGAAGTCGGAAGTGGACGGCGTTATACAAGGGTATTGGGACGCAGGTGTTCGGCATATTGTGGCTATTCGCGGTGACATGCCGGATATGGAAGGTGCTTACAAAGCGCATGGCGATGGGTATTTAAGTACCGCAGATCTCGTTCGTGGTATCAAGGCCATTGGCGATTTTGAGATTACCGTCAGCATCTATCCTGAACGTCATCCGGAGAGCGCGAGCTTTGACCATGACATTGATTTGCTGAAAGCAAAGATCGATCAGGGGGCGACGCGTGCCATTGCGCAGTTTGCGTTTGAGACTGAGCATTATGAGCGGCTGCTGGAACGGGTTAGAAAAGCGGGCATAAATATTCCAATTATCCCGGGCATCATGCCGACGACGAATTTTAAGGGTGTCGTTCGGATGGCTGAGCGTTGCGGAGCGACAATCCCGGGTTGGCTTGCCGCTTACTATGATGGTCTTGATGATGATCTGCCGACGCGTCGGCTGATTGCGGCAACTGTTGCGGCGGAACAGGTTCATGACCTTGAGCGCTTAGGCTTCAGGGATTTCCATCTCTATACACTCAACCAGGCAGATCTCACCTATGCGATCTGCCACATCCTCGGCTACAAGCCTGTCGCGGTTTCCTGA
- a CDS encoding metalloregulator ArsR/SmtB family transcription factor (Derived by automated computational analysis using gene prediction method: Protein Homology. GO_function: GO:0003700 - DNA-binding transcription factor activity [Evidence IEA]; GO_process: GO:0006355 - regulation of DNA-templated transcription [Evidence IEA]) — protein METLLTGLRAAGEPTRLRLLMLLARSELTVSELTQILRQSQPRVSRHLKLLCEAGLLDRFREGSWVFYRLANQVGDGDLVQFLVQALPADDPVVARDLERLKSVKEARAERAAAFFRENADEWDLIRALYVPEIKVEEALSALVSAPRLNAILDLGTGTGRMLEIFADKADRAEGVDLSPEMLAFARTRLDDAGLSHAHVRQGDIFDLTFTDGEFDLVTLHQVLHYLDDPAASIQEAARVLAPGGRLLIADFAPHDLDFLRDEQAHRRLGFAKSEISDWCRSAGLGIVKEVALPPDGDEAKLTVLIWAAEKPAKTGGDKKGEAA, from the coding sequence GTGGAAACTTTGCTAACAGGATTGCGCGCTGCAGGTGAGCCAACACGGCTTCGGCTGCTGATGCTGCTTGCGCGGAGCGAACTCACCGTTAGCGAATTGACCCAGATTCTGCGGCAAAGCCAGCCACGCGTGAGCAGGCATCTGAAGCTTCTTTGTGAGGCTGGGCTTTTGGACCGGTTTCGGGAAGGAAGCTGGGTGTTCTATCGCCTTGCCAATCAGGTTGGTGATGGCGACCTTGTTCAATTCCTGGTGCAGGCATTGCCGGCTGATGATCCCGTTGTTGCGCGTGATCTCGAGAGGTTGAAGTCGGTTAAGGAGGCAAGAGCTGAACGAGCGGCTGCCTTTTTCAGAGAGAATGCTGATGAGTGGGATCTCATCAGGGCGCTTTACGTGCCAGAGATAAAGGTGGAAGAGGCTCTGTCTGCTCTTGTGTCTGCACCACGCCTTAATGCGATTCTCGACCTGGGTACTGGCACTGGGCGCATGCTTGAGATTTTTGCCGACAAGGCAGACCGGGCCGAAGGTGTTGATCTTAGTCCGGAGATGTTGGCGTTTGCGCGTACGCGGCTTGACGATGCGGGGCTTTCTCATGCGCATGTGCGTCAGGGAGATATTTTTGATCTCACCTTCACCGACGGCGAGTTCGATCTCGTGACCTTGCATCAGGTCCTGCACTATCTGGATGACCCTGCTGCATCGATTCAGGAGGCTGCGAGGGTTCTAGCGCCCGGAGGCCGGCTGTTGATTGCTGATTTTGCGCCGCATGACCTTGACTTCCTGCGGGATGAACAGGCCCATCGGCGCCTGGGGTTTGCCAAATCGGAAATCAGCGACTGGTGCCGCAGTGCTGGACTGGGGATCGTGAAAGAAGTTGCGCTCCCGCCAGACGGGGATGAGGCAAAGCTGACTGTGTTGATTTGGGCGGCGGAGAAACCGGCGAAGACCGGTGGTGATAAAAAAGGAGAGGCGGCATGA
- a CDS encoding VacJ family lipoprotein (Derived by automated computational analysis using gene prediction method: Protein Homology.) translates to MTIEFDQKSLRAMIAVFGLAVILSGCATRPDTADTAAVAAYEEANDPIEPLNRYFFELNNFLDIILLRPAAEIYDGVLPTVAKDGVRNFLDNLRSPVILANDLLQGEWDRAGDTTTRFGINTTAGVLGLGDPATGWGYERHGEDFGQTLAVYGVGEGPYFYAPLLGPAPPRDLVGFGVDQFFDPLTYILWDDGYTIPVTRFVLNGIDLRARNLDTLDEIERTSIDYYAAIRSLYRQSRADEIQNGVTDVEALPDISNINFTSDE, encoded by the coding sequence ATGACCATCGAATTTGACCAAAAGTCCCTTCGCGCAATGATCGCGGTCTTCGGACTGGCAGTTATTCTTTCTGGATGCGCAACACGTCCAGATACAGCCGACACAGCAGCTGTCGCTGCCTATGAAGAGGCGAATGACCCCATTGAGCCCTTGAACCGCTATTTCTTTGAGCTCAATAACTTCCTCGACATCATTCTGCTCCGACCGGCAGCTGAGATTTATGACGGCGTTTTGCCCACCGTTGCAAAGGACGGTGTTCGAAACTTCCTCGACAATCTGCGCAGCCCTGTAATCCTGGCCAATGATTTGCTCCAGGGTGAATGGGATCGCGCTGGCGACACAACAACACGGTTTGGCATCAATACGACTGCTGGCGTATTGGGGCTCGGCGACCCGGCCACTGGCTGGGGATATGAGCGTCACGGCGAAGACTTCGGACAAACCTTGGCGGTTTATGGTGTAGGTGAAGGTCCCTACTTCTATGCCCCTTTGCTTGGACCTGCGCCTCCGCGTGACCTTGTCGGTTTTGGCGTCGACCAGTTTTTCGACCCACTGACTTACATCCTGTGGGACGATGGATATACAATTCCAGTAACCCGCTTTGTTTTGAATGGTATCGATCTGCGTGCCCGCAATCTCGATACACTTGATGAGATTGAACGCACATCAATCGATTACTATGCTGCCATTCGCTCGCTCTATAGACAGAGCCGCGCGGACGAAATTCAAAACGGCGTGACCGACGTTGAAGCGCTGCCGGACATTTCCAATATCAATTTCACTTCAGACGAGTAA
- a CDS encoding ABC transporter substrate-binding protein (Derived by automated computational analysis using gene prediction method: Protein Homology.), with protein sequence MTWQLWQSPSPARRSFIVGLVLLASIAFVAMPASAARDEPAEAFVNDIASEAIEILGREGFTPEELEASFRTLFVGNMDVPRIGLFALGQYARTPTSEQKTEYLALVEEFIVKVYASRLSDYTDQQFAVLSSQPKGSRGKEVIVASQIEFTTGRAPVPVEWWLLKTDDGFKVFDVKVLGIWMAQEQRSTFISVIRNNGGNFSSLLEHIETQIAQANQDRDVKVTEADTAVATETTQ encoded by the coding sequence ATGACTTGGCAACTATGGCAATCCCCTTCCCCGGCACGCCGCAGTTTCATTGTCGGCCTTGTCTTGCTGGCTAGCATAGCCTTTGTCGCAATGCCGGCGTCTGCCGCCAGAGATGAACCAGCCGAAGCTTTTGTTAATGACATTGCTTCAGAAGCGATAGAGATACTCGGTCGGGAGGGCTTCACACCTGAAGAACTTGAAGCCTCATTCCGCACATTGTTCGTAGGCAACATGGACGTTCCGCGGATCGGACTGTTCGCGCTAGGCCAATATGCGCGGACACCTACATCTGAACAAAAAACAGAATATCTCGCGCTCGTTGAAGAATTCATCGTCAAGGTCTACGCCAGCCGTCTTTCAGACTATACGGACCAACAGTTCGCCGTTCTCTCTTCGCAGCCAAAGGGAAGCAGAGGAAAAGAAGTCATCGTTGCCAGCCAGATAGAGTTCACAACCGGCCGTGCGCCGGTCCCCGTCGAATGGTGGCTTCTTAAGACCGATGATGGTTTCAAAGTCTTCGACGTAAAGGTCTTGGGCATCTGGATGGCGCAGGAACAGCGCTCCACGTTTATCTCCGTCATCCGCAACAATGGCGGCAACTTCTCGTCCCTGCTTGAACATATCGAAACGCAGATCGCACAAGCCAACCAGGATAGAGATGTCAAAGTAACCGAAGCCGACACTGCAGTGGCGACTGAAACGACCCAGTAG
- the ettA gene encoding energy-dependent translational throttle protein EttA (Derived by automated computational analysis using gene prediction method: Protein Homology. GO_function: GO:0005524 - ATP binding [Evidence IEA]; GO_process: GO:0045900 - negative regulation of translational elongation [Evidence IEA]), producing the protein MASYQYVYVMDGLSKTYPGGKQVFSDIRLSFLPGAKIGVVGVNGAGKSTLLRVMAGVDKEFTGEAWSAEGAKVGYLAQEPELDPEKDVLGNVMNGVAEQRAMLDKYNELAMNYSDETAEEMARLQDIIDAQNLWDLDSQIEMAMDALRCPEGDADVTKLSGGERRRVALCQLLLAAPDILLLDEPTNHLDAESVAWLQNYLVNYAGTIVLVTHDRYFLDQVTGWILEIDRGRGIPYEGNYSSWLEQKQKRLEQEGRDEASRERTLSRELEWIRQSPKARQAKSKARIRAYDDLLEAAGKEQNGKAQIIIPVAERLGGVVIEADHLNKGFGDRLLIDDLSFELPPGGIVGVIGANGAGKSTLFKMLTGDEQPDGGAIRVGDTVTLGYVDQSRDALDPDKNVWEEISGGTDVIELGKQTMPSRAYVGAFNFKGGDQQKKVGQLSGGERNRVHLAKMLKSGANLLLLDEPTNDLDVDTLRALEDALIDFAGCAVVISHDRWFLDRIATHMLAFEGDSHVEWFEGNYADYEEDRKRRLGAAAEVPHRIKYKRFSRND; encoded by the coding sequence ATGGCGTCTTACCAATATGTTTATGTCATGGATGGTCTGTCCAAGACGTATCCTGGTGGCAAGCAGGTGTTCAGTGATATCCGTCTGTCCTTCCTGCCAGGTGCAAAAATCGGCGTTGTTGGTGTGAACGGTGCCGGGAAATCGACCCTCTTGCGGGTGATGGCTGGCGTGGACAAAGAATTCACCGGGGAAGCCTGGTCTGCTGAGGGCGCAAAGGTTGGGTATCTTGCACAGGAGCCGGAGCTTGATCCGGAAAAAGACGTTCTGGGCAATGTGATGAACGGTGTCGCAGAACAGCGGGCGATGCTTGATAAGTATAATGAGCTTGCCATGAACTATTCCGACGAAACGGCGGAAGAGATGGCTCGGCTTCAGGACATTATCGATGCGCAGAACCTTTGGGATCTAGATAGCCAGATTGAAATGGCAATGGACGCCTTGCGCTGTCCGGAAGGCGACGCGGATGTCACGAAGCTGTCTGGAGGTGAGCGTCGTCGGGTTGCTCTGTGTCAGCTGCTGCTTGCGGCACCTGACATTCTTCTACTTGACGAACCGACCAACCATCTGGATGCGGAGTCGGTTGCATGGCTGCAAAACTATCTCGTGAATTATGCGGGTACGATTGTTCTGGTGACCCACGACCGGTATTTCCTTGACCAAGTGACGGGCTGGATCCTTGAGATCGACCGTGGTCGTGGCATCCCATATGAGGGCAATTATTCTTCATGGCTTGAGCAGAAGCAAAAACGCCTGGAGCAGGAAGGTCGGGACGAGGCGTCGCGAGAACGTACGCTGTCTCGCGAACTGGAATGGATACGGCAATCTCCCAAAGCGCGGCAGGCCAAGAGCAAGGCGCGTATCCGCGCCTATGACGATCTGCTTGAAGCGGCGGGCAAAGAGCAGAATGGGAAAGCGCAGATCATTATTCCCGTGGCAGAACGCCTTGGGGGGGTGGTTATCGAGGCCGATCATCTCAACAAAGGGTTTGGCGATCGATTGCTTATTGATGATCTGAGCTTCGAGCTGCCACCTGGCGGTATTGTGGGCGTCATCGGCGCCAACGGCGCGGGTAAATCTACGCTCTTCAAGATGCTCACGGGCGATGAGCAACCTGACGGTGGTGCGATCCGCGTTGGCGATACTGTGACACTTGGGTATGTCGACCAAAGTCGTGACGCTCTTGATCCCGATAAAAACGTCTGGGAGGAAATCTCGGGTGGTACCGATGTGATTGAGCTTGGCAAACAGACCATGCCGAGCCGGGCCTATGTGGGTGCCTTTAACTTCAAAGGTGGTGATCAGCAGAAAAAGGTGGGGCAGCTCTCAGGCGGGGAGCGTAACCGCGTGCACCTAGCAAAAATGCTCAAGTCAGGCGCAAACCTCCTGTTGCTCGATGAGCCAACCAACGATCTGGATGTCGATACACTCAGGGCCCTTGAGGATGCGTTGATCGATTTCGCGGGATGCGCCGTGGTCATCAGCCATGATCGCTGGTTTCTGGACCGTATTGCGACCCATATGCTGGCGTTTGAGGGCGATAGTCATGTGGAATGGTTTGAGGGCAATTACGCAGATTATGAAGAAGATCGAAAACGACGGTTGGGAGCTGCAGCAGAAGTTCCTCATCGCATAAAATACAAGCGGTTCTCACGGAACGACTAG